The Equus quagga isolate Etosha38 chromosome 12, UCLA_HA_Equagga_1.0, whole genome shotgun sequence genome includes a region encoding these proteins:
- the FAM110A gene encoding protein FAM110A isoform X2, with the protein MPVDTLTPGARDAPAPPFRLRTKVPGYLLRRPADGGVRKPSAVERLEADKAKYVKSLHVANTRQEPVQPLLSKQPLFSPGTRRTVLTPSRRALPGPGRRPQLDLDILSSLINLCDSPVSPAEASRTPGRAEGARHAPVATPPRPPPSTAAVRRVDVRPLPASPARPGPSPGTPAASSPARPPGLQRSKSDLSERFSRAAADLERFFNFCGLDPEEARGLGVAHLARASSDIVSLAGPSAGPGSSEEGCSRRSSATVEERARERVPYGVSVVERNARVIKWLYGLRQARETPAAEG; encoded by the coding sequence ATGCCTGTGGACACGCTGACTCCCGGAGCCCGGGACGCCCCCGCCCCACCTTTCCGCCTGCGGACCAAGGTTCCCGGCTACCTGCTACGGCGGCCAGCAGACGGTGGAGTCCGGAAACCTAGTGCCGTGGAGCGCCTGGAGGCCGACAAGGCCAAGTATGTCAAGAGCCTGCATGTGGCCAACACGCGTCAGGAACCTGTGCAGCCCCTGCTGTCCAAACAGCCACTCTTCAGCCCCGGGACTCGCCGCACAGTGCTTACACCTAGCCGCCgagccctgcctggccctggccGCCGGCCCCAGCTGGACCTGGACATCCTTAGCAGCCTCATAAACTTGTGTGATAGTCCCGTGTCCCCTGCCGAGGCCAGCCGTACCCCCGGACGGGCAGAGGGGGCCCGCCACGCGCCTGTGGCCACCCCGCCACGTCCGCCGCCCAGTACGGCTGCGGTCCGCCGAGTGGATGTCCGTCCGCTGCCGGCCTCACCTGCCCGGCCCGGCCCATCGCCAGGCACTCCTGCCGCCTCCAGCCCAGCTCGGCCCCCAGGTTTGCAACGCTCCAAGTCGGACCTGAGTGAGCGCTTCTCGAGGGCAGCAGCTGACCTTGAGCGATTTTTTAACTTCTGCGGCCTGGACCCTGAGGAGGCACGGGGGTTGGGTGTGGCCCACCTGGCCCGGGCCAGCTCGGACATCGTGTCCCTGGCCGGGCCCAGCGCTGGGCCGGGCAGCTCCGAGGAGGGCTGCTCCCGCCGCAGTTCCGCCACCGTGGAGGAGCGCGCCCGCGAGCGCGTCCCCTACGGCGTGTCGGTGGTAGAGCGCAACGCCCGCGTGATCAAGTGGCTGTACGGGTTGCGGCAAGCGCGGGAGACCCCAGCGGCTGAGGGCTAG
- the FAM110A gene encoding protein FAM110A isoform X1 — translation MLPREHSRCRCPAANFLSGSGSSFLRSPRTEALGRYVTAMPVDTLTPGARDAPAPPFRLRTKVPGYLLRRPADGGVRKPSAVERLEADKAKYVKSLHVANTRQEPVQPLLSKQPLFSPGTRRTVLTPSRRALPGPGRRPQLDLDILSSLINLCDSPVSPAEASRTPGRAEGARHAPVATPPRPPPSTAAVRRVDVRPLPASPARPGPSPGTPAASSPARPPGLQRSKSDLSERFSRAAADLERFFNFCGLDPEEARGLGVAHLARASSDIVSLAGPSAGPGSSEEGCSRRSSATVEERARERVPYGVSVVERNARVIKWLYGLRQARETPAAEG, via the exons ATGCTGCCGCGGGAGCACAG CCGGTGCCGGTGTCCAGCTGCCAACTTTCTGTCTGGATCTGGCTCCTCATTTCTCAGGTCTCCTCGGACCGAAGCCCTCGGAAGGTATGTGACAGCCATGCCTGTGGACACGCTGACTCCCGGAGCCCGGGACGCCCCCGCCCCACCTTTCCGCCTGCGGACCAAGGTTCCCGGCTACCTGCTACGGCGGCCAGCAGACGGTGGAGTCCGGAAACCTAGTGCCGTGGAGCGCCTGGAGGCCGACAAGGCCAAGTATGTCAAGAGCCTGCATGTGGCCAACACGCGTCAGGAACCTGTGCAGCCCCTGCTGTCCAAACAGCCACTCTTCAGCCCCGGGACTCGCCGCACAGTGCTTACACCTAGCCGCCgagccctgcctggccctggccGCCGGCCCCAGCTGGACCTGGACATCCTTAGCAGCCTCATAAACTTGTGTGATAGTCCCGTGTCCCCTGCCGAGGCCAGCCGTACCCCCGGACGGGCAGAGGGGGCCCGCCACGCGCCTGTGGCCACCCCGCCACGTCCGCCGCCCAGTACGGCTGCGGTCCGCCGAGTGGATGTCCGTCCGCTGCCGGCCTCACCTGCCCGGCCCGGCCCATCGCCAGGCACTCCTGCCGCCTCCAGCCCAGCTCGGCCCCCAGGTTTGCAACGCTCCAAGTCGGACCTGAGTGAGCGCTTCTCGAGGGCAGCAGCTGACCTTGAGCGATTTTTTAACTTCTGCGGCCTGGACCCTGAGGAGGCACGGGGGTTGGGTGTGGCCCACCTGGCCCGGGCCAGCTCGGACATCGTGTCCCTGGCCGGGCCCAGCGCTGGGCCGGGCAGCTCCGAGGAGGGCTGCTCCCGCCGCAGTTCCGCCACCGTGGAGGAGCGCGCCCGCGAGCGCGTCCCCTACGGCGTGTCGGTGGTAGAGCGCAACGCCCGCGTGATCAAGTGGCTGTACGGGTTGCGGCAAGCGCGGGAGACCCCAGCGGCTGAGGGCTAG
- the SLC52A3 gene encoding solute carrier family 52, riboflavin transporter, member 3: MALLTHLLVCTFGMGSWVAINGLWVELPLLVMELPEGWFLPSYLTLVIQLANIGPLLVTLLHRFRPGCLSDVPVIFTLLGVGTVTCLLFAFLWNVTSLLQGKSYSIIFLVLTLFLALVDCTSSVTFLPFMSRLPTRYVTTFFVGEGLSGLLPALLALAQGSGLTTCSNVTDSSGTTPHPVTTRGTNTTQGDNSILMSTLPGTAPSVAQLETRYLPAHFSPLVYFLLLSFMMACCLIAFFFLQRQPRPWKSSTEDLLSSQVILHSIRLREEQEPGPPGLADSSRGQGHLEEKTAPLHLAHLAFIYILVAFVNALTNGVLPSVQTYSCLSYGPVAYHLSATLSSMANPLACFLSMFLPNRSLLFLGVLSVLGTGFGAYNMAMAVMSPCPLLWDHWGGEVLIVASWVLFAGCLSYVKVMLGTILRDRSRSALLWCGAAVQLGSLLGALLMFPLVNVLRLFSSGDSCSLECST; encoded by the exons ATGGCCCTCCTGACACACCTGCTGGTCTGCACCTTCGGGATGGGCTCCTGGGTGGCCATCAACGGGCTCTGGGTAGAGCTGCCCCTGCTGGTGATGGAGCTGCCCGAGGGCTGGTTCCTGCCCTCCTACCTGACGCTGGTCATCCAGCTGGCCAACATCGGCCCCCTCCTGGTCACCCTGCTCCATCGCTTCCGGCCCGGCTGCCTTTCCGACGTGCCTGTCATTTTCACCTTGCTGGGTGTGGGCACCGTCACCTGCCTCCTCTTCGCCTTCCTCTGGAATGTCACCTCCTTGCTGCAGGGCAAGAGCTACAGTATCATCTTCCTCGTCCTCACCTTATTCCTGGCCCTGGTGGACTGCACCTCCTCCGTCACCTTCCTGCCCTTCATGAGCCGGCTGCCCACCCGCTATGTCACCACCTTCTTTGTGGGTGAAGGACTCAGCGGgctcctgcctgccctgctggCCCTTGCCCAGGGCTCGGGTCTCACCACCTGCTCCAACGTCACTGACTCATCTGGCACCACCCCGCACCCTGTGACCACCAGGGGGACCAACACCACACAG GGAGATAACAGCATTTTGATGTCCACCCTCCCCGGGACAGCACCCTCCGTGGCCCAACTGGAAACCCGCTACCTCCCCGCCCACTTCTCACCTTTGGTCTActtcctcctgctctccttcATGATGGCCTGCTGCCTCATCGCGTTCTTTTTCCTCCAGCGTCAACCCAGGCCCTGGAAATCCTCCACAGAggacctcctctcctcccaggtcATCCTCCACTCCATCCGGCTGCGGGAAGAGCAGGAGCCAGGCCCCCCAGGCCTGGCCGACAGCAGCAGGGGCCAGGGGCATCTGGAGGAGAAAACGGCCCCCCTCCACCTGGCGCACCTGGCCTTCATCTACATCCTGGTGGCCTTTGTGAACGCGCTCACCAACGGCGTACTACCCTCCGTGCAGACCTACTCCTGCCTGTCCTACGGGCCCGTTGCCTACCACCTGTCGGCCACTCTCAGCTCCATGGCCAACCCCCTCGCCTGCTTCCTCTCCATGTTCCTGCCTAACAG GTCTCTGCTATTCCTGGGGGTCCTCTCAGTGCTCGGGACTGGATTTGGGGCCTACAACATGGCCATGGCCGTGATGAGCCCCTGCCCCCTCTTGTGGGACCACTGGGGTGGAGAAGTCCTCATC GTGGCCTCGTGGGTGCTGTTCGCCGGCTGCTTGAGCTACGTGAAGGTGATGCTGGGCACGATCCTGCGCGACCGCAGCCGCAGCGCTCTCCTGTGGTGCGGGGCGGCGGTGCAGCTGGGCTCGCTGCTCGGCGCGCTGCTCATGTTTCCGCTGGTCAACGTGCTGAGGCTCTTCTCGTCGGGGGACTCCTGCAGCCTGGAGTGCTCCACCTAG